The following are encoded together in the Chloroflexota bacterium genome:
- a CDS encoding aminoacyl-tRNA hydrolase, with the protein MTKYLIVGLGNPGRDYIYNRHNVGFMAVDRLAKAHQAAFTRRQSKALITSLRIGEASVVLAKPQTYMNLSGESVASLVKFYDVPLEQLLVCFDELDLPPGAIRLRAEGGSSGQNGMKSIIQHLGTQKFSRLRLGIGRPPGRMTPADYVLQDFKEFDAEVMDMTLDKAVQAIEVFIKEGIVATMNKFNGSADNDKADEEPKPQKERPQSPNNPAI; encoded by the coding sequence ATGACCAAATACTTAATCGTCGGCCTCGGCAATCCGGGGCGCGACTACATCTACAACCGCCACAACGTCGGCTTCATGGCCGTAGACCGGCTGGCGAAAGCGCACCAGGCCGCCTTCACCCGACGGCAGAGCAAGGCGCTTATTACGTCGCTCCGAATCGGCGAAGCTTCGGTCGTCCTGGCCAAGCCGCAAACCTACATGAATCTCTCCGGCGAATCGGTGGCCTCGCTCGTCAAGTTCTACGACGTGCCGCTGGAACAACTGCTCGTTTGCTTCGACGAACTCGACCTGCCGCCCGGCGCGATTCGCCTGCGGGCCGAGGGCGGCTCGTCGGGCCAGAACGGCATGAAGTCCATCATCCAGCACCTCGGCACGCAGAAATTCTCGCGCCTGCGGCTGGGCATTGGCCGCCCGCCGGGCCGCATGACCCCCGCCGACTACGTCCTGCAAGACTTCAAAGAATTCGACGCCGAAGTGATGGACATGACGCTCGACAAAGCTGTGCAGGCGATTGAAGTCTTTATCAAAGAAGGCATTGTGGCAACCATGAACAAATTCAACGGCTCTGCCGACAACGACAAGGCTGACGAAGAACCCAAGCCCCAAAAAGAGCGGCCTCAGTCGCCCAACAACCCAGCCATCTAA
- a CDS encoding YcaQ family DNA glycosylase gives MTLTLSPTLARRLAITRQRLAGPRPAPDSNGIMDVVRDLGCLQLDPISVVARSHQLVLFSRLGPYNLAHLDTLLWQERQLFEYWAHCASIVLTEDYPIFNHFMRHPGWSGRVQTWTAQNKKLQQYVLNRIRRHGPLPSRHLEEDGIHPTAWVSTGWTSGRNTSRMLDHLWIGGKIMVAGREGIQKLWDLSERCLPDWTPRDRLTEREVVRRAAQRSIQALGVGTIRHIKYHFTRGSYPGLKNVLAELEAEGNIHRAQVSGLPGEWFIHDDDLPLLDDLANGDWHASRRTTLLSPFDNLICDRARTEQLFNFDFRIEIYTPKAKRKYGYYVLPILHGDQIIGRVDPAMDRENERLTLNAVYAEPNAPKSGKPVAQAIEELASFLGANEIIYANNVPEQWKKALR, from the coding sequence ATGACCCTCACCCTGTCTCCCACCCTCGCCCGCCGCCTCGCCATCACCCGCCAGCGCCTCGCCGGCCCCCGCCCGGCCCCCGACTCCAATGGCATCATGGACGTGGTTCGCGATCTGGGATGTCTTCAACTCGACCCGATCAGCGTCGTCGCCCGCAGTCATCAGCTTGTTTTGTTTAGCCGCCTTGGCCCGTACAACCTGGCTCATCTCGACACCCTCCTCTGGCAAGAGCGACAACTGTTTGAATACTGGGCGCACTGTGCCTCTATCGTCCTAACCGAAGACTACCCCATCTTCAACCACTTCATGCGCCACCCCGGCTGGAGCGGCCGAGTGCAAACATGGACGGCGCAAAATAAAAAGCTCCAGCAATATGTGCTCAACCGGATCCGCCGTCACGGGCCGCTCCCCTCGCGCCACCTTGAAGAAGACGGCATTCACCCGACGGCCTGGGTCTCTACCGGCTGGACATCGGGCCGCAACACCAGCCGCATGCTCGATCATTTGTGGATCGGCGGCAAGATCATGGTAGCTGGGCGCGAGGGCATTCAAAAGCTGTGGGACTTGAGCGAACGCTGCTTGCCGGATTGGACGCCGCGTGACCGGCTGACCGAGCGCGAGGTGGTGCGCCGCGCCGCCCAGCGATCCATTCAGGCGCTCGGCGTGGGCACGATCCGCCACATCAAATATCACTTCACTCGCGGCAGTTATCCCGGCCTGAAAAACGTGCTAGCCGAACTGGAAGCCGAAGGCAACATCCATCGCGCCCAGGTGAGCGGCCTGCCCGGCGAGTGGTTCATTCACGACGACGACCTGCCCCTGCTTGACGACCTGGCAAACGGCGATTGGCACGCTTCGCGGCGCACAACACTTCTCTCGCCTTTCGACAACCTGATCTGCGACCGGGCGCGCACCGAGCAACTCTTCAACTTTGATTTCCGTATTGAGATTTACACACCGAAAGCGAAACGCAAGTACGGCTACTACGTCCTGCCCATTTTGCACGGCGACCAGATTATTGGCCGGGTGGACCCGGCGATGGATCGCGAGAACGAGCGCCTGACCCTCAACGCCGTTTACGCCGAACCGAACGCTCCCAAATCCGGCAAACCCGTCGCCCAGGCCATCGAAGAACTCGCCAGCTTCCTCGGCGCGAACGAAATCATCTACGCCAATAACGTGCCGGAGCAATGGAAAAAGGCGTTGCGCTAA